In Hallerella succinigenes, the following are encoded in one genomic region:
- a CDS encoding ATP-dependent RecD-like DNA helicase, with amino-acid sequence MDQIEGTLKTVTYHNIENGFSVLKFIVAGEARPVAVTGTFPELSIGENLRMQGEWKVHPKYGRQFFCSQSEVIFPKTGEGLVAYLSGGLFKGIGEATAKRLVDTFGDDLVNILDGDGDALAKKKIKGFSGKKVTQLLQNWKQMRESRETMLFLYGHGITGSVALRLWRQYGQNTVSIITQNPYILCEEVWGIGFLKADEIARKVGIPEWSEERLEAGICYAMLKASSGEGHTFLPKETLLSNAANELRLQLNSQEAYDDLLYALEQLLKVQKLLDDGEKVSIPSLARSEAFVSNFISSRIQEGESKDFGNSKELEAFLSAFEAAQGFTYDPVQKAGIVRAFQSKIFIITGGPGTGKTTLLKGILALAESEEVDVTLAAPTGRAARRMQEVTGHDAKTLHRLLEINPETRRFTRDENFPIETGIMIVDEFSMVDTWLCAGLMKALPERTHLVLIGDKDQLPSIGPGNVLRDLLSIPEIPCIRLERIFRQAGGNDIAEKATLINQGRKPSPVEGNNFHYIPFEEPEEALDILAELVTERIPQTLKGPVKDLQVLVPMHKGPLGTIELNAFLQKLLNDSPKEFKSQGITWRSGDRVMQLRNNYEKNVFNGDVGKIIALVKNDQKMTVDFEGHLVGYEGDELDELSLAYACTIHKSQGSEYPAVILVLDSSHFRMLQRNLLYTGITRAKGHVWILSGNGAFDEAIRNNRMQLRYTRLKEFIVSKIKGETLEQALPLQKSPYDKFMEFLNES; translated from the coding sequence ATGGATCAGATCGAAGGCACGCTCAAGACCGTCACCTACCACAACATCGAAAACGGCTTTTCGGTGCTCAAGTTCATTGTGGCAGGCGAAGCGCGCCCGGTCGCTGTGACAGGGACCTTTCCGGAACTTTCCATTGGCGAAAATCTGCGCATGCAGGGCGAATGGAAGGTGCACCCGAAGTACGGACGCCAGTTTTTCTGTTCCCAAAGCGAAGTCATCTTTCCAAAAACCGGAGAAGGCCTTGTCGCCTATCTTTCGGGCGGACTTTTTAAGGGCATCGGCGAAGCCACGGCAAAGCGCCTGGTGGACACCTTCGGCGATGACCTGGTGAACATACTCGACGGCGACGGTGACGCACTCGCCAAAAAGAAGATCAAAGGATTTTCCGGCAAAAAGGTCACGCAGCTCTTGCAAAACTGGAAGCAGATGCGAGAAAGCCGCGAAACGATGCTCTTTTTGTACGGTCACGGCATCACGGGGAGCGTGGCGTTGCGCCTATGGCGGCAGTACGGCCAAAATACCGTTTCGATCATCACCCAGAACCCTTATATTCTTTGCGAAGAAGTCTGGGGCATTGGATTTTTAAAGGCAGACGAAATCGCCCGCAAGGTAGGCATCCCCGAATGGAGCGAGGAACGCTTGGAAGCGGGCATTTGCTATGCGATGCTCAAAGCCTCTTCCGGCGAAGGGCACACGTTCCTTCCCAAGGAAACGCTCCTGTCAAACGCGGCGAACGAACTGCGTCTGCAACTGAACAGCCAGGAAGCTTACGATGATCTGCTGTACGCCTTAGAGCAACTTTTAAAAGTACAGAAGCTTTTGGACGATGGCGAAAAGGTTTCGATCCCAAGCCTCGCCCGTTCCGAAGCTTTTGTTTCGAACTTTATCAGTTCCCGGATTCAAGAAGGCGAATCGAAAGATTTCGGAAATTCGAAGGAGCTCGAAGCGTTCCTCTCCGCCTTTGAAGCGGCGCAAGGCTTTACCTACGATCCCGTTCAAAAGGCGGGCATTGTACGCGCCTTCCAAAGCAAAATCTTTATTATCACGGGCGGCCCGGGTACCGGTAAAACGACCCTCTTAAAGGGAATCCTCGCCCTCGCCGAATCCGAAGAAGTGGACGTCACCCTCGCCGCCCCCACGGGCCGCGCCGCACGCCGCATGCAAGAAGTCACCGGCCACGACGCCAAGACTTTGCACCGTCTGCTCGAAATCAATCCGGAAACGCGCCGCTTTACCCGCGACGAGAACTTCCCCATCGAAACGGGCATCATGATCGTCGACGAATTTTCGATGGTCGATACCTGGCTCTGCGCGGGCCTTATGAAGGCTCTCCCCGAACGCACGCACCTCGTGCTCATCGGCGACAAGGATCAGCTGCCAAGCATTGGACCGGGAAACGTTTTGCGCGACCTGCTTTCGATCCCTGAGATTCCCTGCATTCGACTGGAACGCATTTTCCGCCAAGCGGGCGGTAACGACATTGCCGAAAAGGCGACGCTCATCAATCAAGGGCGCAAACCTTCCCCTGTCGAAGGAAACAACTTCCACTACATTCCTTTTGAAGAACCGGAAGAAGCCCTGGACATTTTGGCAGAGCTTGTCACGGAACGCATTCCGCAGACCTTAAAAGGCCCGGTCAAAGATTTGCAAGTGCTCGTGCCGATGCACAAGGGGCCTCTCGGTACAATCGAACTGAACGCTTTTCTGCAAAAGCTTTTGAACGATTCGCCCAAGGAATTTAAATCGCAAGGCATTACCTGGCGCAGTGGCGACCGCGTGATGCAACTCCGGAACAATTACGAAAAGAACGTTTTCAACGGCGACGTGGGAAAAATCATCGCCCTTGTGAAGAACGATCAAAAAATGACCGTCGACTTTGAAGGCCATCTGGTCGGCTATGAAGGCGATGAGCTGGACGAGCTTTCGCTCGCCTACGCCTGTACCATTCACAAGAGTCAGGGTAGCGAATACCCCGCCGTCATTCTCGTACTGGATTCTTCGCACTTTCGCATGTTGCAGCGGAACTTGCTGTACACGGGAATTACCCGCGCCAAGGGACACGTCTGGATTCTTTCCGGAAACGGAGCCTTTGACGAAGCGATTCGCAACAACCGCATGCAGCTTCGTTATACGCGCCTCAAGGAATTCATTGTCAGCAAAATAAAAGGCGAAACCTTGGAACAGGCTCTGCCCTTGCAAAAAAGTCCTTACGACAAGTTCATGGAATTCCTGAATGAATCGTAA
- a CDS encoding queuosine precursor transporter translates to MNQVTENLVKNREEASHTALLLISGSLITLYLTANLMAVKLISIFGITIFDAGTITFPFAYMLGDVLTEIWGFKAAKRVIVLSFFCNILMVLATTVGVYLPYPDYTAETANAYAQIFGYVPRIVIASLISFLIGELSNSWSLIKIREKTGGKHLWARTIGSSVIGHMLDTGLFVILAFAGTAPFIDLLSMIGIQYAFKLGVEAICATPIAYLMIYKLRKKLGISHPS, encoded by the coding sequence ATGAACCAAGTTACGGAAAACCTTGTTAAAAACCGTGAAGAAGCAAGCCACACCGCCCTGCTTCTGATTTCGGGAAGCCTCATTACTTTATACCTGACCGCAAACCTGATGGCTGTCAAGCTCATCTCGATCTTCGGCATTACGATCTTTGACGCCGGAACGATTACGTTCCCCTTTGCGTACATGCTAGGCGACGTCCTCACGGAAATCTGGGGATTCAAGGCTGCCAAGCGCGTGATCGTTTTGAGCTTTTTCTGCAACATTCTCATGGTCCTTGCGACGACCGTGGGCGTTTACCTGCCCTATCCGGATTATACGGCAGAAACGGCAAACGCCTATGCGCAAATCTTCGGATACGTGCCGCGCATTGTAATCGCCTCGCTGATTTCGTTCCTCATCGGCGAACTTTCGAACTCCTGGTCGCTCATCAAGATCCGTGAAAAGACCGGCGGAAAACACCTTTGGGCGCGCACCATCGGAAGCTCGGTCATCGGCCACATGCTCGACACGGGCCTCTTTGTGATTCTCGCCTTTGCGGGAACCGCCCCGTTTATCGACCTGCTTTCGATGATCGGAATCCAGTACGCGTTTAAACTTGGCGTCGAAGCGATCTGCGCAACGCCGATTGCTTATCTGATGATTTACAAATTGCGAAAAAAACTCGGGATTTCGCATCCAAGCTAG
- a CDS encoding ABC transporter permease subunit, producing MKAYIIRRLLLMIPTILGITIVCFALVQLIPGGPVEEMIAKVQSAAAAHGGVSASKSISPEQIAQIQSYFGFDKPAWQRYLDWLWNVIHLDLGTSYTYGLPVWDVISSRFPISLAFGLTSFLLSYLVCIPLGLAKAVKNRSLFDKVSSALIFSGYVMPGYALGILLIIFLSGGSFLDIFPLGGIVSEDFEDLTFTGKIGDVLMHWTLPMVCYMISEFAFLTFLMKNSVLEELGRDYMRTAMAKGLSFRQALVRHALRNALIPIVTRLSEVFTLLFAGALLIEKVFDIDGMGLLYYNSMVNRDYNVVMGVILLSSVLTMFGRLFSDILYTFVDPRIRFN from the coding sequence ATGAAAGCCTATATCATCCGCAGACTTCTTTTAATGATTCCCACGATTTTGGGAATTACGATCGTCTGTTTTGCCCTGGTGCAGCTGATTCCTGGCGGCCCGGTAGAAGAGATGATTGCAAAGGTCCAGTCCGCGGCGGCCGCCCACGGCGGCGTGAGCGCATCCAAGTCGATTTCCCCGGAACAGATTGCGCAGATCCAGAGCTATTTCGGCTTTGACAAGCCGGCGTGGCAGCGTTATCTGGATTGGCTGTGGAATGTGATCCATTTGGATCTTGGAACGTCTTATACGTATGGGCTTCCGGTTTGGGACGTGATTTCTTCGCGCTTTCCGATTTCGCTCGCTTTCGGTTTGACATCCTTTTTGCTGAGCTATCTCGTGTGCATTCCGCTTGGCCTTGCGAAGGCGGTGAAGAACCGTTCGCTCTTTGACAAGGTTTCGTCCGCGCTGATTTTTTCGGGCTACGTGATGCCGGGTTATGCGCTCGGTATTTTGCTCATCATCTTTCTTTCGGGGGGATCTTTCCTCGATATTTTTCCGCTCGGCGGAATCGTTTCGGAAGATTTTGAAGACCTGACTTTTACAGGAAAGATCGGCGACGTGTTGATGCACTGGACGCTCCCGATGGTCTGTTACATGATCAGCGAATTTGCGTTCCTCACCTTTTTGATGAAGAACAGCGTTTTGGAAGAACTCGGACGCGATTATATGCGGACCGCCATGGCAAAGGGCCTTTCCTTTAGACAGGCACTTGTGCGCCATGCGCTGCGCAATGCGCTGATTCCCATTGTGACGCGCCTTTCGGAAGTCTTTACGCTTTTGTTTGCCGGCGCCCTTTTGATCGAAAAGGTTTTTGACATCGACGGCATGGGCCTTTTGTATTACAATTCCATGGTGAACCGCGATTACAACGTGGTGATGGGAGTGATTTTACTTTCGAGCGTGCTCACGATGTTTGGACGTTTGTTCAGCGATATTCTGTACACCTTTGTCGATCCGCGGATTAGGTTCAACTGA
- a CDS encoding ABC transporter permease subunit produces MRFLSPEMQKKLRQFKRNKIAFGSLCALLVMYAFSLLSPWLVNDEPLILRYEGKTYFPAFVTYAETEFGGTYETEPDYPVLMADAKEDGKNVWALMPLIVQDPLKADLSADGTPPFAPSSKHLLGTDAHGRDVLSRLIHGFRICMSFSLLLTLLGTFLGIVIGGIQGYLGGKWDILMQRGIEIWSSLPFLYVVILIGSIYGRSFVLLIAIMAIFNWISLSYYMRAEYLKLRSQQYVRAAKMLGMGHVRIFFKEILPNAFTPVITLFPFTLIGGIGSLTSLDFLGFGLEPPTPSWGELMSEGLNNLYAPWISICTVAALFITLLLTTFVGEGIRDAMDPKSGDRYE; encoded by the coding sequence ATGCGATTCCTTTCTCCTGAAATGCAGAAAAAGCTGCGCCAGTTCAAGCGGAACAAGATCGCGTTCGGTTCGCTTTGCGCCTTGCTTGTGATGTATGCGTTTTCGCTTCTTTCGCCGTGGCTCGTAAACGATGAACCTTTGATTTTGCGCTACGAAGGCAAAACCTATTTCCCGGCGTTTGTGACTTACGCGGAAACGGAATTCGGCGGAACCTATGAAACGGAACCGGATTATCCTGTGCTGATGGCAGATGCGAAAGAAGACGGTAAAAACGTCTGGGCGCTGATGCCGCTCATTGTGCAGGATCCTTTGAAAGCGGATCTTTCGGCGGATGGAACGCCTCCTTTTGCGCCGAGTTCAAAACATTTGCTCGGAACGGATGCGCACGGTCGTGATGTGCTTTCGAGGCTTATTCACGGCTTTCGCATTTGCATGAGCTTTAGCTTGCTTTTGACGCTGCTCGGTACTTTTCTTGGAATTGTGATTGGCGGTATCCAAGGTTACCTAGGTGGAAAGTGGGATATTTTAATGCAACGCGGAATTGAAATCTGGTCTTCGCTCCCGTTCCTTTACGTGGTGATTTTGATCGGGTCGATTTACGGCAGAAGCTTTGTCCTGTTGATTGCGATCATGGCGATTTTCAACTGGATCTCTTTGAGCTATTATATGCGCGCGGAATACCTGAAACTCCGTTCGCAACAGTACGTGCGTGCGGCGAAAATGCTCGGCATGGGCCATGTGAGAATTTTCTTCAAGGAAATCCTCCCGAACGCATTCACTCCGGTGATTACGCTCTTTCCGTTTACGCTCATCGGCGGCATCGGAAGTTTGACATCTCTCGACTTCTTAGGCTTTGGCCTTGAACCGCCGACGCCCAGCTGGGGCGAACTTATGAGCGAAGGATTGAACAACCTTTACGCACCGTGGATTTCCATTTGCACGGTCGCCGCTCTTTTCATCACGTTACTGCTCACCACTTTTGTCGGGGAAGGCATTCGCGATGCGATGGACCCGAAATCCGGAGACCGCTATGAGTGA
- a CDS encoding ABC transporter ATP-binding protein, translated as MSDTAPVILSAKDISVAFGKKQVTFDVSFDIHAGEFFALVGESGSGKSVTSMSLLGLLPKPSAKAISGSAMFDGKDLLKLPLPELRKVRGKKISMIFQEPMQALDPVRTIQSQLLEAIPEVPKKDALEKICEFLKSAGFADPERVMRGYPCEMSGGMLQRICIVMSLLPHPDLIIADEPTTALDVTVQAAVLAVLKRMAVESHTAVLLITHNMGLVAQYTERVAVMYQGRIVETGTSRDIILHPKDAYTQRLIAAIPQ; from the coding sequence ATGAGTGATACTGCACCGGTGATTCTTTCGGCAAAGGATATTTCGGTTGCCTTCGGCAAAAAGCAGGTGACGTTTGACGTTTCGTTCGACATTCACGCGGGGGAATTCTTTGCGCTTGTCGGAGAATCGGGCAGCGGCAAAAGCGTGACCTCGATGAGCCTTCTCGGACTTTTGCCAAAACCTTCGGCAAAGGCGATTTCGGGCTCTGCGATGTTTGATGGAAAAGATCTTTTGAAGCTTCCGCTTCCCGAACTGCGCAAGGTCCGCGGCAAAAAGATTTCCATGATTTTCCAAGAACCGATGCAGGCGCTCGATCCGGTCAGGACAATTCAAAGTCAGCTTTTGGAAGCGATTCCGGAGGTTCCCAAAAAGGATGCCTTGGAAAAGATTTGCGAATTTTTGAAGTCCGCAGGCTTTGCGGATCCGGAACGCGTCATGCGCGGTTACCCTTGCGAAATGAGCGGCGGCATGCTTCAGCGCATTTGCATTGTGATGTCGCTTTTGCCTCATCCGGATTTGATTATTGCAGACGAACCGACGACCGCGTTGGACGTAACGGTTCAGGCGGCGGTGCTCGCCGTACTCAAGCGCATGGCGGTGGAATCTCACACGGCGGTGCTGCTCATTACGCACAATATGGGACTTGTGGCGCAGTACACGGAACGCGTTGCCGTGATGTATCAGGGTCGAATTGTGGAAACGGGAACGAGCCGCGACATTATTCTGCATCCGAAGGATGCTTATACCCAAAGACTCATCGCGGCGATTCCGCAGTAA